The following DNA comes from Deinococcus sp. YIM 134068.
CGTCGTACCGCTCCCGCGCCCAAACCTCGTCGTCGTAGGGGGTGACACGGCGGCCCAGCGCCTTGCACTCCGCCGGGGTGCGGGAGGCGAGGATGGCGGCAAGCGTCGCCTCGTCCCCGAAGAGCCGGGCCTTGCGCGCCATGAGGTACTGCTCGGCCCAGCGGTAGGTCACGCCCTCATCAGTGAAGACGCTCGGGTGGAAGTTGGAGAAGGGGTGGGCGGTGCGGTAGAAGTACACGGTTTCGGGCATGAGAAAAGACTGGCAGGACGGGACAGGAAGGACATCTGCCAAGCGGGTTAGGCCAAAGCGGGGGCGGCGAGGTCTCCCCCACCGCCCTTCTCGCCTGATCTGCGGTTACTGAACCGCGCCGCGCTCCACGTTCAGGTACACGGCCACGTCGTCCATGCTCTCCACCTGCGAGAGGGGGACGTAGTGGTGCTGACCGTCGGGGCTGTCGTTCTTCGTGAGCTTGAGCTGGTCGCCCTCCAGCTTGTCCACCGTGCCGACGTGCTCGCCGTTCGTGTCCTTGACCTGCATATGCTCGCCCATCTGTTCGAGGCGCTGGCGGAGGTTCTGGTCAATGCGGCTGGTGATCTCTCCGGCGTCGTTCTGCGTCATGCGGGAAGCCTAGCCCGCCCCTCCCACGGGTCAGATGACAGTCAGGTAGAGGGGACGGTCACGGAACGTTGGGGGAATCTCCATGCTCGATCTTCGGCTTACATCTCCGACGCGAGCACCCGCAAGGCAACCACGTCGAGGGCGGCCAGCGCGGCGTTCACCCTCTTTCCGAACCCCGGAGGAGCACCCGGCTGGGCGGCGGCCAGCGCCACCGCGCCCTTCTCGTTGAGCAGCCAGGCCCGTTCCCGCGCGCAGAGCGTCTGGACCATCGCCATGACCGCCTGATACACACAGCCCTGCGCGTGGTGCAGGTCGCCGCGTCCCAGGCCTTTCTCCGCCCCGTCCAGCCAGAAGTTCGGCTGCCAGCCGTAGTGCCTCTCCAGCGATTCGGCCAACGGCTCCGGGTAGCCACCCAGGCGAGTTCTCAGCCGCTCCACCCTTCCCGATGGGTCATGGAGGAGGACGCCCACGGCCAGTTCCGCCGCGTAGTGGTGCCCGTGGATGCCGTGGGGGTGCCCCGGCTGGGCGTGCAGGGTGACGCGTCCGGCGAGGGCGTCCTTCACACTCTTCCCCACCCGTCCCAGTTCCCGGTAGATGAAATCCACCCGCTGCCCACCCACCGTCAACCACGCGCCGCCGTCCACCCACGGTCCCCAGCCGCCGGGCGGAGTGGCCGAGGCGGTGCCCGAATCGTCCAGCTCCCGACAGATGGTATTCAGGGCAGTCAGGTCGAGGGGCCTCCCGGCGTCATAGGCGAGGCCGAGGTCGAGGTCGGAGTCGGATCGGGCGTTGCCCCGCGCGTGCGAGCCGCCGAGGGAGACGGCCACCACGCCGGGAATCCGGGACACGCGGGCCGTGATGGCGTGCGAGAGAGCGGGAACGGTCACGCGGGCTTTTCGTTCCTCTGCACCACGCAGAAGGGGTTGCCCTCCGTGTCGGCGAGCACCACGAAGTCGGCGTCCGGCGGGTAGCGCCAATCCACACGGGTGGCCCCGAGCGAGAGCAGGCGCTCCACCTCCGCCGCCCCATCGTCCGCGTACAGGTCGAGGTGGTGACGCCGCGCCCTCTCCGAGTCCACCAGATCGAGGGCGAGTTGCACGCCCGGCCCCTCCACGGGAACGAGAACGGCCCAGTCGTCGTCGGGTTCGTTCCGCAGCCGGTAGTTCAGGGCCTGCGTCCAGAAGGCGATGGCCCTCGGCACGTCCCGCACGCCCCACACGATGGACCCGATGGTCAGCATGGCGTGAGTCTGCCACAGGCCCACCGCGCATCCGGCCTACCCCTTCCCGG
Coding sequences within:
- a CDS encoding NADAR family protein translates to MPETVYFYRTAHPFSNFHPSVFTDEGVTYRWAEQYLMARKARLFGDEATLAAILASRTPAECKALGRRVTPYDDEVWARERYDVALDMLRLKFGQNEGLRRALLGTGDAPLVEASPTDRIWGIGFSEGEAEASRQVWGENLLGRALEEVRAELR
- a CDS encoding DUF2171 domain-containing protein; the protein is MTQNDAGEITSRIDQNLRQRLEQMGEHMQVKDTNGEHVGTVDKLEGDQLKLTKNDSPDGQHHYVPLSQVESMDDVAVYLNVERGAVQ
- a CDS encoding nucleotidyltransferase domain-containing protein translates to MTVPALSHAITARVSRIPGVVAVSLGGSHARGNARSDSDLDLGLAYDAGRPLDLTALNTICRELDDSGTASATPPGGWGPWVDGGAWLTVGGQRVDFIYRELGRVGKSVKDALAGRVTLHAQPGHPHGIHGHHYAAELAVGVLLHDPSGRVERLRTRLGGYPEPLAESLERHYGWQPNFWLDGAEKGLGRGDLHHAQGCVYQAVMAMVQTLCARERAWLLNEKGAVALAAAQPGAPPGFGKRVNAALAALDVVALRVLASEM
- a CDS encoding VOC family protein; protein product: MLTIGSIVWGVRDVPRAIAFWTQALNYRLRNEPDDDWAVLVPVEGPGVQLALDLVDSERARRHHLDLYADDGAAEVERLLSLGATRVDWRYPPDADFVVLADTEGNPFCVVQRNEKPA